In Vicia villosa cultivar HV-30 ecotype Madison, WI linkage group LG7, Vvil1.0, whole genome shotgun sequence, the DNA window tGGTTATAAAATATcattcatttatttaaaaatacaatGCAAACTTTTTTTGTATTTCCCctgttttttaaatacttttttttattaaaaaaaaatccccAGCTCTTGGCAATACAATGCAAACTCTTGGTGATATATATTGATTTTAATTGGAAAAACTAAGCTTCTAAAATGCGAAACTTAGGAAAGTGTAGTTAGCACGAAATCTTTACCAACTTTCCACACACTGCAAAGTATACTATGGACATGTAACGGAAAACAAAGGAATGGAAAAAACTATGAACAAAAGGGATTAAAACAAAACATCCTACACATCTCAAAATGCAGGGTGAGTCTTGCCCAACTCATCAACATGACCGTAACAAAACAGGGCCAACTGATAAAGCAAGCATATCAGAAAGGGCAACTTGGACCTCATTTGACCCATGTTCACAACTTACCAAACTAGTGAGAAGAGGGAAAAAATGAGAAAGGCTCTTCTCAAAAGAAATATCATCCAAGCTACAAATAGCCTGCAGAGTAGCCACAACAAGAGGCGCGCGTGCAGCTAATTCTCTCCGCTTCACAGAGCCTAAAGGAATTGACCAATGTGGCTTTCTCCTATGAGAAGATTCTGATTTTTCTTCACAACCTGCAACTTCAATATAAAACTCTAAAACCTCCTGACAAAGATGGACAAGATGAGATTCCACCTCTACTTCCTCATAACTAGGAGGCTTATCAATAACAAGATTCTGTAAAAATGTAAGGCATATTTGGTAGGACTCATTTTCAAGACGTAACAAAGGAGGGTCTTGCATTTGGGCCATAGAACCTAACTCTTGAAGCTTGGAACGTAATAGAgtattgttgttgatgttgtgggCATGTAATGATACACCATGCAAAGCATCAAATAGGAGTAGCATGGTTTTTGCCGAAAGGTGAGATCGAAACATGTTGTAGACCTCCAACACAGCCTGCCAAGTTCAGGAAGAGTTAACATCATTTTTCAACATCAAAAGCAGAAATGTTTCCATACGTGTAAATAACAGTGCAAAAATATTCTATGAATGAGGTATTGCATGAGAAAGATACATTGTCATCCTTCCAACGCATACTCCTAATACTATTATTATCCAATATTAAAAATCGAATCATAACTACATTAAAGGATCTTGACCAAGGAGTCTCTAACTCCCTAAATGAAGGTAACTAACGAAATGCCACAGCCACAAACAACTCATGGGctcctttatattttcttttcagtAAGGAATTTCAACAAAATCTGGAGTTGAATACAATTTTACCTGAATCAATAAAATCTGAACAGCTGCTCGGCATTTCGCATCAGTTACATAAGCATATAGATGACGAACTCTTTGGCTTTCTAAGTCATTTGGTGACCCAGACTCAACATGATCTCTGTCATAATCAACTGTTGAAGCATGTTCTTCATTTCCAGCCACAAAGCCTTCACTTTCGATCAATGAAAATTCAGGAAGTGTTGCATTTGCTGCTTCTTTTATCGACAAAACCACTTCTAACCACTTGTCATCAGAAAATAGCTCTCCAGCATTACTCACCAATCGAACAAATGCAGCAATACCTATGCCAGCAAGGCTTTGATGAAGGCGCTTTATGAAGCTTACTAGGAGCATCAGGACCTTTCTTAAAAGAGGATTGACATTGTTGTAAAAGTTGACAAAAAGATCTACAACCAGCTGGAGGGCCACTGTGCATGTTTCATAAAGCCAACCATCTTGATCAAGCTCGCCATTAGTTTCTACTTCATTGACTTGTGGACTACTCCCTGAAGGATCAATAGCATGTCGAACATAATCAAATATAGGAAAGAGGACAGACTCAAAAATTCTTTCCCATAAAGGTAGTGAAAAGAGATGGCCATGGGTGCGTAATGTTTCAAACAGGACATCTAGGGCACTCTTCCTAACCTCGGGCCTTGGGTCAAAGCTAAGCTCCGATAGACCTGCAGAAAAATGAATAAGTACATTTGCAATATGTTAAGCTtcttaaagcataaagcaagatgGTAACATGAAGCACTGATCACTTGACAGAGTTAAGAAACATCATCCTTGTCTACAAAACTTAATATAATGTCCTCACCTGACAATAAAGGAAACCAGAAATTGAGATGATCATCCTTGTCGGTCACCTCtccattatcttgattcccatctTTTCTTTCTAGAGGTGAAGTTGAGGAAATCTTTCCAGAAACTTCCTTATCTTTATTCCTGGATGATGATCCAAGGTCTCCTTCAGCTAGCTTTGTTGCACAGAAACGAAGAAAACCAATGGCATTTAGGCTAATCTCTTGGTTGAATCTACTATTGGTGAATGCAATTAGACAATTAACACAGTCAGTGAAGGTGGTGGTTTCAGTCTCAGTAATGTATGGAAAGTAATCTCGAATAATCTTCTCAATAATTTCAAAAGCCAAGAGTACAATGTTTTTGTGGTCATCATAAGCTGCTGTAGTGAATACCTGAAATCAAGCCTATGAGCAATAAGTAGAGGCCGGAACCCAAAATGGGGGAAAAGAACTTCAACAGATAATCAAAATAATAGTGTTAAACGAAGCTCTCTATAGAAAAATGTTGATCATCTCTACCATGAACATGCTCTTCCACCCCGATTTGACATTGTTGACACGAGATAAAACCATTTGAGATACACATCTGATAATTAGTTCTCTAATTTCAACAGCATTACTCTTTCGCATAACAATGACAAAAGGCTTCATAAATTcattttgaaaattataattaGCCAACTCTTCGCGCTCCAGGAATTTCATTGACAACTGCCGCAAGGAATCCATTGCAAAAATTGCAATTGAAAGGTTTGCAGAACATCCAATGGTTACAAAAAAATTAGAGAGAACATGCCAGATGCTTGACCACACAAGCCGGATGCGGTTCATATTATAGTGCCTGTTACACAATAACCGTGAAAAACAAAGTAATTTAGGCAGCAGTTTAATAACATCAATCAACCATGAAAGTAAATCTTATGCTTAATGCTATGCCCCGATTTTGGGTTTGTTTGATTacagttttaatataaaaaaaaaaaattaagttaaaattaAACCACTTTGAGCAAGTGTTTTATGTTTGCTTGTTTCCAAAACTCGTTCTTGTTTTCTATTTCTTAAAACAAGATCAACCAGGATGCTGTTTTTGTTCACATTTTTTACTTTCACACCGTCTGACCCCATTAGTCCCTCTCACTGCCCAGTATCCTCCACAGCCACCAGCAGCAACTTTCTGTAGCTTCAACTGCAGCCAATGCCTACCAATACCATCAGACGCTGCTGACTGCTTCCCAACAGGCCAACACCCTTCACCACCATCATTGCTGCCTGAAACGAACCACCACATCCCAACACTGTCCAAATATGtttggaaaaaataaatttaccagtttttttctccaaaactgttttttttttaaaactgtttcCAATAGTACCACAGatatctagtttttttttttaatttaacaattTTTTCATTGAATAAATATTGCAATCCTTTGAAAGATCATGTTCTAAGTGTGGTTAAGTTAGCTTCTTTTGAAATAGACCCCAGCCCTTGAGCCCCAAGAACCATGAGAAAAAATAATATGATTCAGAGAGAACAAAGAGGTAACATGAATGAAGTAGGTAAGTAATATACATACGCAATCTCAACCATCTTTGTAAGGCTGAAAACACGTGGATCCGATTGAGATCTTAGTTCCTCCATAGAGACTTTGCATAGGGCCTTAACAAAATCTATTATGGCCTCACTGTTCAACTTCTGACTCCGAGTGAATATGCGATTCATTTCAGAGCTTCCAACTTGTTCCAACATATTCAAATTTGACACCAGGTTATTCACCTGTTCTGATGTGACTGCCCCAGAAGCACTATTGCCAATTCCAGCACTATCGTATGAACCCCGCATCAATGTGCTAGCTGCATACAGCATCCTTCCAAGTCCCTTCTTTTTCAAAACAGGAAGAATGGTTGATTTAGCTTGCTTTGTTTTTTCCAAATCATTCTGAGGAAAGGCAAAAAAGGTAGCATCTGGTGGAGCCCCCTCTCCAAGAAGATGTAGATGCTCAAATCGGGAAACACAAGTCAAGATATGCTCCCAAGCTTCTTGCAAATAATTTCCATCCTCATCAGCAATAGTAATTATTTCCTATCAACAATAAAGATGAAAATTTCAAAACCATGTCAGACTATTAACAAGATAATAACATTTGGTTTGGATGCCAATAATAATTACCACTTtattaaaataacttttaaatGTCCTCGGATATCTTTGCAGTGATCATTTTATGCTAATGTGGCAAAATTCCCCCAAAAACTCCGAAAATTTAGTGATTATAACATTTGCAGAAGAAGGGAAGTCCAAActattttttcctttttggaATGCATATTGTCATGAATGTACTTCCAGTCTCCAGAGTGCATGGGCTATAGATAGGACAAATAAAATAATGGAGAATAATGAAGAAGTATAAAACTGCCTATTGTGAATAATGTATTTTTCTTTGATGAAATTGACAGGCACTTTATCAAAATCTGCACTCCTTATGTCTCTTTCCAAGGCAACCTTGTATATCTTCTAATTAAGGAGCTGCACAGCAATAGTCTTAAAAAGATTATTTCCAAGCTGTGAATGATAGATATTCATTCACCCGCTCGAGGGAGAGTGTTGTAAACAATGTACTTCATTATTAGTAATCGTTATGTGTATTCGTCCCATTAGTCCATTAGTCATGCCCATTAGGTTAAAATAGCCTATATAAACCTATTAGAGCTTGTGCATTATTAATACTTGAAATATATTATTCATCCTGCACACCGTTCATTACAGAAAATGAGAAAAAcatggatttgattttgaaataataaaatataaagcaATGAATTTGAATACATAAAAACAATTGTGCATTTTGAAAAGGAGCATTGGCACTCGTGAGTAGGAAGTATTGCAGTAACACATAATGAGagttgttaatttattatgactTCAGCTTATGATATTGTTCATAAGCCATCTAGAAAAGAACATGGATTTCACCAACCTTAATTGCATATACATTCTTCTGCTTAATATCTGCAGGAGAATGCAGAGAGGTAAACTTTGCTAATGAAGTCACAAAAGCATCTCTATGAGTCTTCATAGACATTACAGAAGTAACATGAATAGCATAGCGGAAGCCTTCAAGACAGAGACATATTACAACCTCATCATCACTTTGATCAAGAGCTACACTGAAAGCAGCTAACATTGGTGCCCAACACACCTCTATCATGAATCTGAGGATTACAGCATCTGTCGCTGCATAATAAACTGACCTGCGAAATGAAAACAACTACAtatcaagaagaaaaaaaaaatataagctaGGGAATTTATTTTCTCCCTCAAAACTAAGTGAAGaaatcacaataaaaaaatttgttagaGAATAAGAAAAAATAGTTCAGAATATCTGGATTGCATCTCAGAGTACTTTAGGTTATTTTATAAGATTAGTTTTACATATTTCTTGATTTATATCTTTATTTAATCAGAATTGGGAGTAGTATTAGTATAAATGAGGGTAACACCATAGTCTTATATATCCTCAAAAAACCACAATCATATTCAAAGTCTTTAATCTTCCCTGTTCCTTGGCCAATAATCTAACATTGTATCAAAGCACTACAATCTTCCATATAATGCTAGTATCTCCACAACTCTTTATCACATAATATTTAGGTTGTATTTTAGAGTAATTTATAATTTCTATCTCTTAGAATAAGTTTTTGATATTTCTTTACGTTTCTGGATTTGTTACCTTGTTTTATTAATAGTCtagtatattaatatatatatataaggattgGTGCTTAGTCCTTTGTATCATCAAAAACATAGTCATAGTTCAATGTCTTTAGTTTTCTCTCCTCTCTTTCATTATTTAATGCTCTATAATTTCTATAAGAATAAACTTCTATCAAACAAAGAACAAGTCAACTTCAAAATAGAAAATGAGTTATACAATTGGCTTTAAAATACTAAATGAAAAGAAAGGGAAAAACACTACcatgaacatttcaaaatgataCACACCATACTTCAAACGGAAGGAATCATGTTAAAAGCAAATAAATACTGGTAAAGATGGTAGGATGTATAAAATAAGCTAAAGATTTATCAAGCTAAAAATTAACTTAGGTCAATGTATTACTCGGACTGAaaagaatttgaaaaataatatctTCTAGAAGAGGAGTGGATAGGAGTGAACATACTCAGTTTTGCGCGCTTTCTCTTTGAATTGTTGTTGCATATGACGGATAAGATCATCACTGGTTTCCATATGGTTCTCATCCCCACGCTTACGTACCACAATATTCAATATACTATCCAAGCCTAAAAGTTTATTTGGGTTCACAGCCTGCCTTTGTTGGGAAGCCATGTCATCTTCTTTCATTTTGATTTCATTTCTAGATATTCTATCAAACAAGGACTTCAAGTATTCCTCAGGCAGATCTTTTCCATCATCAATGCCACGGTTGTTTCTGATGAAGTCATCAGCAGACATCTGCATAACTCAACAACCAAAAAAGGAAAATGAGGCATCATGCCTATCATAATTATTTGTACATCAAATCAAGAGAATTATTTGAGCCACCTTGTTCTTCACCATAGGGTTGTGAGCATCTGTATTGAGCATTATCACTGAATACGCAAGGACATACGCTGTGTCAGCACTGGAAAAAGCCTTAGGATTACATTTCCAATAACGTTCAGCAAACTTTTCCATTATCCGATCGATCTTTTGTGCCTCACCAGGTAGTCTAAATCCTTGAAGAAAGACCCGGATTGCCTCATCAAACTCCATTCCTTGAAAGTTAAAGGAATCTACATAAGCATGCATTACCTTCAAGGATAACTCTTCTCTTTCACCCAGATAATCACCAATCAAAATTTTGTCCAACCCAGATGCATCTTTAAGAAAAGTAGCTATATCTTCCGGTGAATCACCCACCTTGTTGGCATTGATAAGGAACTCAATTCCTTTCTTAGGCTTCCTATTAAAAAGTGATATACCTTCCTGGCATAAAATTGCATTAGATTATTTAATAAACAGCCAAAGCAAGAACAAAGATATACTTCTTCTCAAAATTGTATTCACTTCTTACCTGAAGTTCCAGTTTATAAGCCCGGCGTTGCTCAATAGTTGAAACATCAGATGCATCATTTGGGGTTTCAGAATGAGAATCAGATCCTTCACCTGGGTCTACTCCACTTCCATTTGTCATCACGGAGCCTCCAGCATCATTGCCATTATCAGCTGCTTCAACTTTCTTAGCTGAATGAGCATCTGGAATCCGCAATTGTTTGTTCATCCAGTCTCCCATTGATTTTAGAACACCAACCAAGCTTTTCATGGCTTCAAGTTTTAGTACCACTTCCTGCGGTGGCAAAAGTGTGGTTGTAACACCAGGAGGAACACCTTGAGCAGTTTTAAGAAGTCCATTAACCATCCTAAGAAGAACATAATGATAAGATATAAAATTTACAGTGCTATGAAACAAACAAGGATGTAGAAATGCGATTAAACTTGAGAATCATTTTCTAAACATGAAAATATTCaaatggaaaattaaaatatgtaccaaaaaagtaaaatataataaaacataacaCACCTCTCAAATATGTTTGATGAATTGACATCACAGTCATAGTTGATAAAAATGTCAACCAATATCTGTGAATCAACACAAAGCTTTTCTAGAAATCGAAGAACTATCATCTTCTGCTGAAAATTAGGTTGAGAAACATTTTCTAGGACTCTAAGAACAATCATAGGGAAAAAAACTCCAATTTCTGCTTTTAATCCAGGCCTAAATCTTGATACCAGACTGATGAAAATGGAGCATGACAGCTGAAAAACAATCAAAAGAGTTGAAGCACTGTTCTTCAATAATGATAAACATAAGTACTGCTTGATGGCACCTAAAAACCTACACAACCACAATCAAATAACTGGAACCGTCAGAAGAAGTAATTTCTATCATCAAGCAATTttgtaaaatagaaaaatgaccaGTGTCATATAATGTACAGAAAATAGTGAagacttaattttaaaaatagagaAGAAAATGTTACTTGCATTAATGATTACATACGAAAAATTCAAAGTGATAAGACAATCACAACATAACAAGGGCGGAGAAAGGGGTAATggaaagaaacaatcaaaatgaACAATTATATTTGTTAGAATATTATCTAATatcttataattattataatatcaaAGATCTAGGAAGATTGTGGTATTTTCTTGGCATTGAGGTAGCTCATTCTAAGGCAAGAGTTGCTATTCCCAAAGAAAATATGCTTTCGATATCCTGGAAGAAACTGATATGCTAGATTGTAAGCCAATTGACCTATGGATCTAAATGTCAAACTCCTCATGGAGAGTCCTTTTTAGATCCTGGAAGGTATAGGAGGTTAGTTGGGAAGCTAAATTACTTTGACCATGATGAGGCCAGATAACGAATATGTTGGTAGCGTAGTGAGTTGATTTTTTAACGCTCCCTGTGATAGTCATTGGGATGTCGTGGTTCAAATATTGAGGTACACTAAAGGAGCTCCTGGAAAAGGTTTCGTTTACAAAGACAAAAGTACTTCGGATATTGTTGCTTACACAGATTCCGATTGGGCTGGATATCCCTCTAATAGGCGACTCACATCTGGGTATTGAGTTCTTACTGGTGGGAAGTTAATTTCATGGAAAAGTAAGAAGAAAAATGGTGTCGCCAGATCCAGTGAAACTAAATATCAAGCTATGGCACTTACTCCCCAAGAGCTCATATGACTCAAACATCTCCAAGAGTTGCACTTTTGTAAAATAGGCACTGTGAGTATCATTTGTGATAATCAAGCAGTTTGACATATTGCCTCTAATCCGATCTTCCATGAGCAAACTAAGCATATTGAGATTGATTGTCATTTTATTCGTGAGAAGATTGTACCTGATAAGATTGTTACTTCATTTGTTGGTTCTAATGATCAATTGGCTAACATTTTCACAAAAAGCCCTTCGAGGACCAAGAATAGCTTACATATGTGACAAGCTTGATGTCTCCAATCCTAATGCTCCAGCTTGAGGTATGATATGATTAGTATATATAATTATTAGGATTGATATGATATCTCCCTTAATCAAGGGATTTTCCTTGTATTATACTCTATAAATAAGACCAAACTAAGCTAATCTCTTAATTCGTCCAGTATCAATTTCTTATTCTCAAGTATATTCAATACTAGATAGGAAAAAGAATTCTCCTCCAAAGGTTTCCCCTTATACAACTGAACCATATCTCTGTTTTCCAAAGTTACAAATCTGAATCTTCCCTCAATTTGTACAGCACAATGACAGAAAGTTATTCCATTCTAGCAAATGAATTAATTTCTGTTAATTCATTTGCTGAAAATCCTCCAGTTCCTCGCTGCACCGGATATTTTTCATTTTCTTGCCCCAAGTCACTTCAAAGAATTCCTCAATTATTTTATCTCGCTTGTCCAATCTGACTAACTTGCTTCTCTAACTATTCCAAACAGATACCTCCTTTAACTTCTCTAATTATTCCCTTCTCTTCTGTTCTAATTGTGATAGTACACACTGAATAATATATAATAGAATGTGAAGAAACCTGCAACTAATGAACAGGAGGTTTAAAGAATTTAATCAGTTACTCTCTACTTACTTCTGATGAATCAGTTATGACTAATGAGGACAGAAAGGGGTATTCAGTGGTGTCTATGACACTATTCAAACAACTAGAATAACTAACCAAATTAGCAAATGATGTAAAATTAAAAAATCTTTTAACACATTTATCCAATTGTTCAGCTTCAGCTATTTTTAATAGTAGCTTGAAATAAAAATTACATTGCGAATTAACACATTTTGCCTGACCATGGTAACAATGCCTCATAGTTCCTAGAATTTGGGTTTGGCCTAACTTAACCCCATAAAATTGGCTTTTAATGTAAGGTGACTTCCTCGTACAACCACTATCCAGGCCAAGACAATATACATTGTGGGACCCTCAACTTGCACCCCTTATGATCATGACTATCCAAGACAATATACATTGTAGGACCCTCAACATGCACCCCTTATGATTATGACTACATATCTGGAGCATGACCCGAGTAGTCTAATAATGAGTGGCTCAATGAATCTTGGATAGACTCTGATGATACCATATTAGAATTACGGTTTGACCAAACTAAACCCTGCAAAATCGATTTTTAAAGTGACGGTTACCTCACACTTAAACCCATTATTCAGTTTATGtcaatattcaataaaataatgcTTAAGATACAGGAAATTCAAAAACCAAGACATGCAAAGCATAAACTATTGTGAAAAGAAACAAAACCGTAACACAAAACTGATAGATGCAAGTAAAGCAAAGTTACCAAAAATCAATATCCATGCGGGAAAATTTGAATAGCATTTAGATTTCAATGtagaaaatatttttcaagagCTAGCACTGAGATGCATGCTTTTTGCAGATGATACAATCCTATTTGTAGAGTCGGAGGGAGATTTTTATGAAAGGTTGGAGACTAGGAGATGAGTTTTAGAAACGCGTGGCTTTGGCCTAACTAGAAGTAAGACGGAGTATATGGAATGTAAGTTCAACAAAAGGAGAAGCATTTATAGCCTAGAGATGAAAGTTTGAGACCATATCATCCAACAAGCCATGCAGTTTAAATATCTTGGGTCCGTAATACAAAATGATGAAGAAATAGAAGAGAATGTAAACCATCGAATTCAAACTAGGTGGCTGAGATGGAGGAGGGCTTTAGGGGTTTAATGTGACACAAAAGTACCATTCAAGCTGAAGAGAATTTTATCAGACTGCGGTAAGACCTGCGATGTTGTACGGGTCAGAATGTTTGACATTTaagaatcaacacgagaataaagtaagtATAGCAGAAATTAAGATGTTGCGTTGGATGCGTGGTAAAACTAGACATGATAAGATTAGAAAAGACAACATTTGAGTAGCACCTATGGtagaaaagatggtggaaaataaACTTAGGTAATTTGGACACGTAGAGATAAAACCTGTAGATTATGTAATAAGGAGAATAGATCATATGGAGAAGAGTTAAACAGCTAAAGGTAGAGGTAGACCGaaaaaaactataagagaagtcATTAAGAAAGATCTTGAGACTATCAATTTGGATAGAAACATAATCTTGAATACAAGATTATAGCGGAAATTGATCCATATAACAGACCTCACTCAGTGGAataagacttggttgttgttgGTCTATGTATATTAATTAATTCCAAATACCTAGGAAAGGCGAAAAATCTTCACTATCATTTATGTTAAAGTACCTCTCGATGATTAAAGACGAGAAAAAGTTTTACATTGCTAGTGCACATCATATGCATCTACCATATGCTCAGAAAAATCCAGATTGCTTGTTCCCAAAGCCACAAACAGCaaggaaatagaaaaataaataaataaaataacctcAGATACAGCTGAATCCAGAAGTTCCATAAAATT includes these proteins:
- the LOC131616717 gene encoding brefeldin A-inhibited guanine nucleotide-exchange protein 2-like, translating into MASSEVDSRLSQLVVPALDKIIKNASWRKHAKLAHECKSVLERLSLNNQQLHPDSPSDTEPETPGPLHDGGSIEYSLAESESILVPLINAAGSGFLKIAEPAVDAIQKLIAHGYLRGEADPGGTAGEAKLLSNMIESVCKCHGFGDDAMELQVLKTLLSAVTSISLRIHGDCLLLIVRTCYDIYLVSKNMVNQTTAKASLIQMLVIVFRRMEADSSTVPIQPIVVAELMAPAEKSDVDNSMTQFVQGFITKIMQDIDGVLNPVTPNTKISMLGGHDGAFETTTVETTNPTDLLDSTDKDMLDAKYWEISMYKTALEGRKGELVDGELVERDDDLEVQIGNKLRRDAFLVFRALCKLSMKTPPKEASTDPQLMRGKIMALELLKILLENAGAVFRTSERFLGAIKQYLCLSLLKNSASTLLIVFQLSCSIFISLVSRFRPGLKAEIGVFFPMIVLRVLENVSQPNFQQKMIVLRFLEKLCVDSQILVDIFINYDCDVNSSNIFERMVNGLLKTAQGVPPGVTTTLLPPQEVVLKLEAMKSLVGVLKSMGDWMNKQLRIPDAHSAKKVEAADNGNDAGGSVMTNGSGVDPGEGSDSHSETPNDASDVSTIEQRRAYKLELQEGISLFNRKPKKGIEFLINANKVGDSPEDIATFLKDASGLDKILIGDYLGEREELSLKVMHAYVDSFNFQGMEFDEAIRVFLQGFRLPGEAQKIDRIMEKFAERYWKCNPKAFSSADTAYVLAYSVIMLNTDAHNPMVKNKMSADDFIRNNRGIDDGKDLPEEYLKSLFDRISRNEIKMKEDDMASQQRQAVNPNKLLGLDSILNIVVRKRGDENHMETSDDLIRHMQQQFKEKARKTESVYYAATDAVILRFMIEVCWAPMLAAFSVALDQSDDEVVICLCLEGFRYAIHVTSVMSMKTHRDAFVTSLAKFTSLHSPADIKQKNVYAIKEIITIADEDGNYLQEAWEHILTCVSRFEHLHLLGEGAPPDATFFAFPQNDLEKTKQAKSTILPVLKKKGLGRMLYAASTLMRGSYDSAGIGNSASGAVTSEQVNNLVSNLNMLEQVGSSEMNRIFTRSQKLNSEAIIDFVKALCKVSMEELRSQSDPRVFSLTKMVEIAHYNMNRIRLVWSSIWHVLSNFFVTIGCSANLSIAIFAMDSLRQLSMKFLEREELANYNFQNEFMKPFVIVMRKSNAVEIRELIIRCVSQMVLSRVNNVKSGWKSMFMVFTTAAYDDHKNIVLLAFEIIEKIIRDYFPYITETETTTFTDCVNCLIAFTNSRFNQEISLNAIGFLRFCATKLAEGDLGSSSRNKDKEVSGKISSTSPLERKDGNQDNGEVTDKDDHLNFWFPLLSGLSELSFDPRPEVRKSALDVLFETLRTHGHLFSLPLWERIFESVLFPIFDYVRHAIDPSGSSPQVNEVETNGELDQDGWLYETCTVALQLVVDLFVNFYNNVNPLLRKVLMLLVSFIKRLHQSLAGIGIAAFVRLVSNAGELFSDDKWLEVVLSIKEAANATLPEFSLIESEGFVAGNEEHASTVDYDRDHVESGSPNDLESQRVRHLYAYVTDAKCRAAVQILLIQAVLEVYNMFRSHLSAKTMLLLFDALHGVSLHAHNINNNTLLRSKLQELGSMAQMQDPPLLRLENESYQICLTFLQNLVIDKPPSYEEVEVESHLVHLCQEVLEFYIEVAGCEEKSESSHRRKPHWSIPLGSVKRRELAARAPLVVATLQAICSLDDISFEKSLSHFFPLLTSLVSCEHGSNEVQVALSDMLALSVGPVLLRSC